Proteins from a genomic interval of Niabella soli DSM 19437:
- a CDS encoding glycerate kinase, whose protein sequence is MKLVIAPNAFKNSLPAAEVAAALKEGLEQSGLDATLVCCPVGDGGDGTGALLQYYFNAETIECGVSDPVGRRISAPFGWISKARTAIIEMADASGLRLLKPEEYAPKMATTAGCGQLIKAALDMNAAEILLCIGGSATVDGGTGILKELGVRFVNRSGNSLQQLPQDLQELDFIDASGLDERLSVVQLTILCDVKNRLLGDKGAAAVFGPQKGASPADVVLLEKVLTQLTRVAEKTTGINMNALEYSGAAGGVAAALVAFCKAKAVDGIDYFLREIQFEQQLAETDWVITGEGAIDQQTLEGKAPYGVARMAKKQHCKVIGVAGKVPEPPGAALDQYFDWLFSINETPVSLEAAIKNTRANLVKAGEKIGKRIRSKDL, encoded by the coding sequence ATGAAACTAGTCATAGCTCCCAATGCTTTTAAGAATAGTCTGCCTGCAGCGGAGGTGGCGGCTGCCTTAAAAGAGGGTTTGGAGCAAAGCGGATTAGACGCAACGTTGGTCTGCTGCCCGGTGGGCGATGGGGGCGATGGCACCGGTGCACTATTGCAGTATTACTTTAACGCGGAAACAATAGAATGTGGGGTAAGTGATCCTGTTGGAAGAAGGATATCCGCTCCTTTTGGGTGGATCAGTAAAGCCCGGACCGCCATTATTGAAATGGCCGACGCGTCGGGTTTGCGTCTGCTAAAGCCCGAAGAATATGCCCCAAAAATGGCTACTACGGCGGGTTGCGGACAACTGATCAAAGCGGCGCTTGATATGAATGCTGCCGAAATTTTGCTATGTATCGGCGGCAGTGCTACGGTGGACGGCGGTACCGGCATTTTAAAAGAGCTGGGCGTTCGTTTTGTGAATAGATCCGGAAATTCTTTGCAACAATTACCCCAGGATTTACAGGAACTGGATTTCATTGATGCATCCGGATTGGATGAACGCCTAAGCGTTGTGCAGCTCACCATTCTTTGCGATGTTAAGAACCGGTTGCTGGGAGATAAGGGGGCCGCTGCTGTTTTTGGTCCGCAGAAAGGGGCGTCGCCTGCCGACGTGGTGTTGCTGGAAAAAGTATTAACACAGTTAACACGGGTTGCAGAAAAGACAACCGGCATAAATATGAATGCGTTGGAATACAGCGGTGCTGCGGGGGGTGTTGCGGCGGCATTGGTTGCCTTTTGTAAAGCAAAAGCAGTGGACGGGATCGATTATTTTTTACGGGAGATACAGTTTGAGCAACAGTTGGCCGAAACGGATTGGGTCATCACCGGAGAGGGGGCTATTGATCAGCAGACCCTCGAAGGTAAAGCACCCTATGGTGTGGCCCGGATGGCGAAGAAACAGCATTGCAAAGTAATTGGCGTGGCGGGTAAAGTGCCGGAGCCGCCAGGAGCCGCACTGGATCAGTATTTCGACTGGCTTTTTTCTATTAACGAGACTCCCGTTTCGTTGGAAGCGGCGATTAAAAACACGCGGGCGAACCTGGTAAAAGCGGGAGAAAAAATTGGGAAGCGGATACGAAGCAAAGACCTGTGA
- a CDS encoding ferredoxin--NADP reductase, with protein MPLTWRTGTIIKVIEETYNTRRYFIEVPELESFDFVAGQFVTIDCPIHEKPNKRWRSYSIASAPDGTNVYELLIVLVEDGQATPWMFDTWKVGTEISFRGPAGVFTLKEEHLQQDLFLVCTGTGIAPFRSMVHWLLRENIPHKNIYLIYGCRTQKDLLYFEEMKNLGLEYFHYIPTLSREEWEGKTGYVHAIYEAYSQGKPHSNFFLCGWKNMIDEARQRVVGMGFDKKAVHFELYG; from the coding sequence ATGCCTTTAACCTGGCGCACAGGAACGATCATAAAAGTAATTGAGGAAACCTACAATACCCGCCGGTACTTTATTGAAGTGCCGGAACTGGAGTCGTTTGATTTTGTTGCCGGACAATTTGTAACCATTGATTGTCCGATCCACGAGAAGCCCAACAAACGGTGGCGCAGTTATTCCATTGCCAGCGCCCCGGATGGCACCAATGTGTATGAGCTGCTGATCGTACTGGTGGAAGACGGGCAGGCCACACCCTGGATGTTTGACACCTGGAAAGTGGGAACGGAAATTAGCTTTCGCGGGCCGGCAGGGGTGTTTACTTTAAAGGAGGAACATTTGCAGCAGGACCTGTTCCTGGTGTGTACGGGAACGGGCATTGCTCCTTTCAGAAGCATGGTGCATTGGTTATTGCGGGAAAATATTCCGCATAAAAACATTTACCTTATTTACGGATGCCGCACTCAAAAGGACCTTTTATATTTTGAGGAAATGAAAAACCTGGGACTGGAATATTTTCACTATATCCCCACGCTGTCGCGCGAGGAATGGGAGGGGAAAACCGGCTATGTGCATGCTATTTATGAAGCATATAGCCAGGGAAAGCCGCACAGCAATTTCTTTTTATGCGGCTGGAAGAATATGATCGACGAAGCCCGTCAGCGTGTTGTGGGTATGGGATTTGATAAAAAAGCCGTGCATTTTGAGTTGTACGGGTAA
- a CDS encoding M60 family metallopeptidase produces the protein MRKAIANHFKAYFFSICFLCTIVSSFGQTRSDRDWLLKDIKELPLPPDTNQVLATYPLDYEAQVIAYQNLHNDPSKELYVPGIITGRYGKGRILVVGSNAYLEPPLIQNPNIIRFWKNVFDWSGASGASAGFELPGFERLITMANTTNVSAGSLNPQRLSDNKVIFVTNEPAGHSYMQKLDAFVRSGGTLVYVSSLFEQNKNSDDPIFTTNMDSLLLKAGLYHVANPIHTRSTDDTLRISAVPKYLIVDSILSNLANYRYYDLFYHKGAEIVPLTILKLILFVAPKDIKAHQDLCNLIEDPANKYSDTASLKKPLVTTYWPDLFKYLNRINRDYLAYEKDSTYRATTNGEFPGMVPDNASRITRKLQIKFSNKWSGLPEPDSSFRRLYSTGLYVAPGDMVTITLADIKDTSRWLMAQIGIHDDDVSDANEYYRNPLNLVRTFNLDKRTLMIHSLYGGLLYFGIPVTDNGSGLNVTVAGAVEAPFFQMGKTTDKQWLQKLRQNPAPWAELATDKLILTVPSDSIRKLEHPQKLMQFWDEVMDANADLAFISRDRPHPERIIIDNNVKWGALFTVPSKIVAPNDRSLTRILNEQQLRDSGSWGHFHELGHRHQFDGLDFDDLGEVTVNLYTLYVYQTILGKDLYHARDGSPRDSILKAIKSYIAAPDYETWKSDPFLQLFTLFYPVIDTFGWEAIRKLNQSLRELYNAQYGGRNLSQLYKKNNDDRRNQYFVLFSKAIGKNLSSYFGKLKIPVSEEAKKEVKDLPIWMPGLFK, from the coding sequence ATGAGGAAAGCGATAGCTAACCATTTCAAAGCGTATTTTTTTTCGATTTGTTTTCTTTGTACCATTGTTTCATCTTTTGGTCAAACAAGATCGGACCGGGATTGGCTGTTAAAAGATATAAAAGAACTTCCATTGCCACCGGACACCAACCAGGTGCTGGCAACTTACCCTTTGGATTATGAGGCACAGGTTATTGCCTACCAGAATCTACACAATGATCCCTCCAAAGAATTATATGTACCCGGAATTATAACAGGGCGTTATGGAAAAGGCAGGATTTTAGTCGTAGGGAGCAATGCTTATCTGGAACCGCCGCTCATTCAAAATCCAAATATTATCCGGTTCTGGAAAAATGTTTTTGATTGGTCCGGAGCATCCGGCGCCAGCGCGGGATTTGAGCTGCCTGGGTTTGAACGGTTGATTACAATGGCTAATACAACAAACGTCTCTGCAGGTAGTCTGAATCCGCAACGGCTGTCTGATAACAAAGTTATTTTCGTTACCAATGAGCCGGCCGGTCATTCATATATGCAAAAGCTGGATGCATTTGTACGGAGTGGCGGTACCTTAGTGTATGTGTCATCCCTTTTTGAGCAGAATAAAAATTCAGATGATCCCATATTTACAACAAATATGGATAGTCTTCTACTTAAGGCGGGGCTGTACCATGTGGCAAACCCGATTCATACAAGATCAACGGATGACACATTGCGCATTTCAGCGGTCCCAAAGTACCTGATCGTGGATAGCATCCTTTCGAATTTGGCAAACTATAGGTATTATGATCTGTTTTATCACAAAGGTGCAGAGATTGTGCCGTTGACGATTTTAAAATTAATTCTTTTTGTGGCCCCCAAGGATATTAAAGCGCATCAGGATCTTTGCAATCTGATAGAAGATCCCGCTAATAAGTATTCCGATACCGCTTCGCTGAAAAAACCATTGGTTACTACCTACTGGCCAGATCTTTTTAAATATCTGAACCGGATAAACAGGGATTACCTTGCTTATGAAAAGGATTCAACCTACAGGGCAACGACTAACGGGGAGTTTCCGGGCATGGTGCCGGATAATGCTTCGCGGATAACCAGGAAGCTACAGATAAAATTCTCCAATAAATGGAGCGGGTTGCCGGAACCGGATAGTTCATTCAGGCGGTTGTATAGTACCGGGCTGTATGTAGCCCCGGGTGATATGGTTACGATTACCCTGGCCGATATAAAAGATACCTCCCGGTGGCTGATGGCACAAATCGGCATACATGATGATGATGTTTCGGATGCGAATGAATATTACAGAAATCCATTGAATCTGGTACGAACGTTTAACCTCGATAAGAGAACATTAATGATCCATTCCCTGTACGGGGGGCTTCTTTATTTCGGGATCCCCGTTACAGATAATGGAAGCGGTTTAAATGTTACTGTTGCCGGTGCCGTGGAAGCCCCCTTTTTTCAGATGGGGAAAACCACGGACAAACAATGGCTGCAAAAACTGCGACAAAACCCGGCTCCCTGGGCCGAACTGGCAACTGATAAGCTCATTTTGACCGTTCCCTCGGATAGCATTCGTAAACTTGAGCATCCGCAAAAGTTAATGCAGTTTTGGGACGAGGTAATGGACGCCAATGCAGATCTGGCCTTTATTTCGAGGGATCGGCCACACCCGGAGCGGATCATTATTGATAATAATGTTAAGTGGGGAGCCCTGTTTACCGTACCATCAAAGATTGTAGCGCCCAACGATCGTAGTTTAACCAGGATACTGAATGAGCAGCAATTGCGTGATTCGGGAAGCTGGGGCCATTTTCACGAACTGGGGCACAGGCACCAGTTCGATGGTCTTGATTTTGATGATCTGGGTGAGGTGACCGTGAATTTGTACACATTATATGTATATCAAACAATCTTAGGAAAGGATCTTTATCACGCCAGGGACGGGTCCCCAAGGGATAGTATCCTGAAAGCAATCAAATCATACATTGCTGCTCCTGATTATGAAACCTGGAAAAGTGATCCTTTTTTACAACTCTTTACACTCTTTTATCCAGTTATTGACACTTTTGGCTGGGAGGCGATCAGGAAATTAAACCAGTCGTTACGGGAACTTTACAATGCGCAATATGGCGGCCGGAACTTGTCCCAACTTTATAAAAAAAACAATGACGATCGCCGGAATCAATATTTTGTATTGTTTTCAAAAGCCATAGGAAAAAACCTGAGTAGCTATTTTGGTAAATTAAAAATACCTGTTTCAGAAGAAGCAAAAAAGGAGGTGAAAGATCTACCTATATGGATGCCAGGTTTGTTTAAATAA
- a CDS encoding GIY-YIG nuclease family protein, translating to MFYAYVLKSVEHDYYYKGHCQNLEHRLAQHNAGMTK from the coding sequence ATGTTTTACGCATACGTCTTGAAAAGCGTTGAGCATGATTATTATTACAAAGGGCATTGTCAAAATCTTGAGCATCGATTGGCTCAACATAATGCTGGCATGACAAAATAG
- a CDS encoding AraC family transcriptional regulator — MGLQGTVIRSIFQTAASFGAAFDTLCQLSGINPEEINDSENMVEWEKAALIWVPLLKLSGDPLIGLRIGMSADKSLHGMVGFLIQSCKDLNQALELFARYGHMSSPMVAYRYTVKQVAVLEITQNKLWLMKYPEPGRHANDFLLATIVNTCRALSGKHIVPARVELAFEMREISAYRDFFGCDVLFNKEINRIVLSKEDISTAILTSDQSMFQLFNSIVADKQALLTSNSTVENLKQVLFMQFKGRIPTIEEAAFALNMTPRHLQRRLLQEQTTFRDIAGATRKEIALQLMQNPAIKISEVSDILGYSDLTAFRKAFKSWANATPSAIRKGSA; from the coding sequence ATGGGTTTACAAGGAACAGTCATTCGCTCTATTTTTCAGACTGCTGCTTCATTTGGTGCGGCCTTCGATACGCTTTGCCAGCTATCCGGCATCAACCCGGAAGAAATCAACGATTCTGAAAATATGGTTGAATGGGAGAAAGCGGCACTTATTTGGGTGCCCTTATTAAAATTGTCGGGAGATCCGTTGATTGGCCTGCGTATAGGTATGAGCGCAGACAAATCGCTTCATGGAATGGTTGGTTTTTTGATCCAAAGCTGTAAGGACCTTAACCAGGCATTGGAGCTATTTGCCCGGTATGGCCATATGTCATCGCCGATGGTTGCATACCGGTATACGGTTAAGCAGGTGGCGGTTCTTGAGATCACACAGAATAAACTATGGCTGATGAAATATCCCGAGCCCGGAAGACATGCCAATGATTTTTTATTGGCCACAATTGTCAATACCTGCAGAGCCCTGTCAGGAAAGCACATTGTTCCGGCAAGGGTTGAACTGGCCTTTGAGATGCGGGAAATTTCGGCATACCGGGATTTTTTTGGCTGTGACGTGCTTTTTAATAAGGAGATTAACCGTATTGTTTTAAGTAAAGAAGACATATCAACAGCAATACTAACGAGTGATCAATCCATGTTTCAGTTGTTCAACTCCATTGTAGCGGATAAGCAGGCACTGTTGACGTCCAATAGTACCGTAGAAAATTTAAAACAGGTACTCTTCATGCAATTCAAGGGCAGAATACCTACAATTGAAGAAGCAGCTTTCGCATTGAATATGACGCCCCGGCATCTGCAACGCAGGCTGCTGCAGGAGCAAACCACCTTTCGGGATATTGCCGGGGCAACAAGAAAAGAAATTGCTTTACAGCTTATGCAAAACCCAGCCATAAAAATATCTGAGGTTTCCGACATCCTGGGTTACTCAGATCTTACGGCATTTAGAAAGGCATTTAAATCGTGGGCGAATGCAACACCAAGCGCAATCAGGAAGGGGTCGGCATAA